The Sphingobacterium bambusae genome includes a window with the following:
- a CDS encoding enoyl-CoA hydratase/isomerase family protein produces the protein MQYNFIRVENEGFTCNLTLARAEKRNAFTPTMVNEIAHALAIAHADPAIKLLILRAEGPVFCAGMDLKTFRDPLLDITNPHIENSDLSLGEVMERFHKPSIAVVEGDVIAGAFLLILGCTYVLSAASVRFRLPEIELGIFPFQVMASLMKVMPEKKMLQMCLDSSYFDVNKALGLRIVDEILEKGTLERYKLLFADKPTDALKAGIAACRALPTIAAADRFSFLKKCLEQLRDEKN, from the coding sequence ATGCAGTATAATTTTATTCGGGTAGAAAACGAAGGCTTTACGTGTAATCTTACCTTAGCGCGTGCCGAAAAGAGAAATGCGTTTACACCGACGATGGTAAATGAGATTGCACATGCCTTGGCTATCGCGCATGCAGACCCTGCTATAAAGCTGCTAATATTGCGCGCCGAAGGCCCTGTCTTTTGCGCAGGTATGGATCTTAAAACCTTTCGCGATCCGCTATTGGATATAACTAATCCGCATATAGAAAATAGTGATCTCTCGCTGGGCGAGGTTATGGAACGTTTTCATAAACCTAGCATAGCGGTTGTTGAAGGAGACGTCATAGCTGGAGCTTTCCTCCTTATATTAGGATGTACTTATGTACTGTCTGCAGCTTCAGTACGCTTTAGATTGCCGGAAATAGAACTGGGAATATTTCCTTTTCAGGTGATGGCTAGCTTAATGAAAGTGATGCCCGAAAAGAAGATGCTGCAAATGTGTTTGGATAGCAGTTATTTTGATGTGAACAAAGCTTTGGGCTTGAGAATTGTAGATGAAATTTTGGAGAAAGGTACCTTGGAGAGATATAAGCTATTATTCGCCGATAAGCCAACCGATGCTTTAAAGGCGGGGATTGCCGCCTGCAGGGCATTGCCGACTATAGCGGCAGCAGATAGATTTTCTTTCCTAAAAAAATGCCTTGAACAACTACGTGATGAAAAAAACTAG
- a CDS encoding beta/alpha barrel domain-containing protein codes for MHKQTLISLVDCPRDAIQGIKKIIPTADKISYINGLLQSGLFDYIDFGSFVSPKAVPQLADTGLVLEGLESKGASKLIAIIANERGAELGRAYRQIDYLGYPFSVSDTFQQRNTNRSSVEAFSAIQTSQAILSDETSPELMVYMSMAFGNPYGDHWHPEMVGEWMDKLVTIGVRKFSIADTTSAATPDAIEKLCSVLYDSFPKVEMSVHLHSRPETALAKVEAAFTAGCRIFEGAVMGYGGCPFAQDELVGNISSELLLKRFRPQAEGSIDQLTENFRKLISHAV; via the coding sequence ATGCATAAACAGACCTTAATTTCCTTGGTAGATTGTCCGCGGGATGCCATACAGGGAATAAAAAAGATTATTCCAACCGCGGATAAGATAAGCTATATAAATGGCCTGCTGCAAAGTGGCCTATTTGACTATATTGATTTTGGAAGTTTTGTATCGCCCAAAGCGGTGCCACAATTGGCAGATACGGGCTTGGTGCTCGAAGGATTGGAAAGCAAAGGGGCTAGTAAGTTGATCGCCATTATAGCCAACGAAAGGGGAGCGGAACTTGGACGTGCATATAGGCAGATAGATTATCTTGGTTATCCTTTTTCAGTATCGGATACTTTTCAGCAGCGGAATACCAATCGCAGCAGTGTGGAAGCGTTTTCGGCTATTCAAACATCTCAGGCTATATTATCCGATGAAACCTCGCCTGAATTGATGGTATATATGTCCATGGCATTTGGTAATCCTTATGGAGACCATTGGCATCCGGAGATGGTGGGCGAGTGGATGGATAAGCTAGTGACTATTGGTGTCCGAAAGTTTTCTATTGCCGACACGACGTCCGCGGCTACGCCGGATGCTATTGAAAAGCTATGCTCCGTGTTGTATGATAGTTTCCCAAAAGTAGAAATGAGCGTTCATCTGCATAGTAGACCGGAAACGGCCCTAGCTAAGGTAGAGGCGGCGTTTACAGCCGGATGTCGTATATTTGAAGGAGCTGTAATGGGCTATGGTGGATGTCCATTTGCACAGGATGAGCTTGTCGGAAATATATCGAGTGAATTGCTTTTGAAAAGGTTTCGGCCGCAGGCGGAAGGAAGCATCGATCAGCTAACAGAGAATTTTAGAAAATTGATCAGCCATGCAGTATAA
- the dxs gene encoding 1-deoxy-D-xylulose-5-phosphate synthase: MQVEAGPLLQQINYPDDLRKLKPAELEKVCDELRQFIIDIVSVNGGHFAASLGVVELTVALHYALNTPYDQIIFDVGHQAYGHKILTGRREVFHTNRVFGGLSGFPKRGESDYDTFGVGHSSTSISAALGMAVASEYKGETDRQHVAIIGDGALTGGMAFEALNHAGIEKSNLLVILNDNCMSIDPNVGAMKEYLTSITTSKSYNKFRDDLIAVLAKISKNGPDAYGWAKKLEQSIKGTLLKNANLFESLNFRYFGPVDGHDVVKLAKTIEDLKHIPGPKLLHAVTVKGKGYALAEKDQTKWHAPGLFDKITGEIKKSVVDKPQPPKYQDVFGHTLVELAESNTKIMGITPAMPSGSSMNIMMKAMPNRAFDVGIAEQHAVTFSAGLATQGMVPFCNIYSSFMQRAYDQVIHDVALQKLNVVLCLDRAGLVGADGPTHHGAYDIAFMRCVPNMIVSAPMNEEELRNLMYTAQLPDKGPFVIRYPRGNGVMSDWKRPFTEIAIGKGRKIHDGEELAILSFGAIGNEVAKATQLLNQDGIYPAHYDLRFAKPLDEELLHEVFSKYSKIITVEDGALMGGIGSAVLEFMADHCYNAQVVRLGIADEVVEHGEQAELWKLCGYDAVSIVTASKRLAPSIKTDAMVS, encoded by the coding sequence ATGCAAGTAGAGGCAGGTCCACTGTTACAGCAAATAAACTATCCCGACGATCTACGGAAGTTAAAACCCGCAGAACTGGAGAAGGTTTGCGATGAATTAAGGCAGTTTATCATTGATATCGTGTCGGTAAATGGTGGGCATTTTGCGGCCAGTTTAGGGGTGGTCGAATTGACTGTTGCCCTACATTATGCACTCAATACGCCTTATGATCAGATTATTTTCGATGTGGGTCACCAAGCGTACGGCCATAAAATCCTGACCGGAAGACGTGAAGTATTTCATACCAACCGTGTTTTTGGTGGCTTATCTGGATTTCCTAAACGCGGAGAAAGCGACTACGATACCTTTGGTGTAGGCCACTCTTCTACGTCTATTTCTGCAGCATTGGGCATGGCCGTCGCTTCAGAATATAAAGGCGAAACCGATAGGCAGCATGTTGCCATTATCGGGGATGGTGCCTTGACCGGTGGTATGGCTTTCGAAGCGCTGAACCATGCCGGTATCGAGAAATCCAACCTTTTGGTTATATTGAATGATAACTGCATGTCCATTGATCCCAATGTAGGGGCAATGAAAGAATATTTGACTAGCATAACGACATCAAAAAGTTACAACAAATTTCGGGACGACCTCATTGCAGTGTTGGCCAAAATATCCAAGAACGGGCCTGATGCTTATGGATGGGCCAAAAAATTGGAACAAAGTATCAAGGGAACCTTGTTGAAAAATGCCAACCTGTTCGAGTCCTTGAATTTTAGGTATTTCGGTCCGGTAGATGGACATGATGTTGTGAAGCTCGCGAAGACGATAGAAGATCTAAAACATATTCCTGGCCCCAAGCTGTTGCATGCAGTAACCGTTAAAGGAAAAGGCTATGCGCTTGCCGAGAAAGATCAAACAAAATGGCATGCTCCAGGTTTGTTCGACAAGATAACAGGAGAGATTAAGAAAAGTGTAGTTGATAAACCTCAGCCACCAAAATACCAAGATGTTTTTGGACATACCTTGGTGGAACTTGCAGAAAGCAATACCAAGATTATGGGTATCACGCCGGCAATGCCCTCAGGTTCTTCCATGAATATCATGATGAAGGCGATGCCCAATAGAGCTTTTGACGTAGGTATTGCTGAACAGCACGCCGTTACATTTAGTGCAGGCCTCGCTACACAGGGAATGGTTCCGTTTTGTAATATCTATTCCTCTTTTATGCAACGCGCATATGATCAAGTGATCCACGATGTAGCTTTACAGAAGCTGAATGTGGTGCTCTGCTTGGACCGAGCAGGCCTTGTGGGTGCCGATGGGCCTACGCATCATGGAGCATACGATATAGCTTTCATGCGCTGTGTGCCTAACATGATCGTTTCTGCACCGATGAATGAGGAGGAATTGCGTAATCTGATGTATACTGCACAGTTGCCTGATAAAGGCCCTTTTGTAATACGGTATCCGCGTGGTAATGGGGTCATGTCCGATTGGAAACGTCCTTTTACGGAAATTGCGATCGGAAAGGGAAGGAAAATACACGATGGTGAGGAATTAGCGATACTCAGCTTTGGTGCGATTGGAAATGAAGTGGCTAAAGCTACACAGTTGCTTAATCAGGATGGTATATACCCAGCGCATTACGACCTTCGTTTTGCTAAACCGTTAGATGAGGAGCTCTTGCATGAAGTATTTAGTAAATACAGCAAAATAATTACGGTAGAGGATGGCGCGTTAATGGGCGGAATTGGATCGGCCGTATTGGAATTTATGGCTGACCATTGTTACAATGCGCAGGTTGTGCGTTTAGGAATAGCTGATGAAGTCGTTGAGCATGGTGAACAAGCAGAGCTTTGGAAATTGTGTGGATATGATGCTGTTTCTATCGTTACGGCCTCCAAGAGACTTGCGCCGTCTATCAAGACGGATGCAATGGTTTCCTAA
- a CDS encoding acyl-CoA carboxylase subunit beta: protein MLELLQLLKSKIEKLHLGGGPDKIQKHKEKGKLTAWERVFTLLDPGKTYVEIGRFAGDDLYTEHGGCPNAGVAVVMGYISGRLCVVVSNDATVKAGAWFPITAKKTLRAQEVAMENNLPIIYLVDSAGVYLPMQEEIFPDKEHFGRVFRNNAKLSSMGIPQISAIMGSCVAGGAYLPIMSDYALIVEGTGSVFLAGSYLVKSSIGEVIDNETLGGAHTHCEISGVTDNKYPDDESCLTAIRHIVDKFGDRPKANFSRIDAIAPAHGADFIPSYLPTDRLKAYDMREIIKALVDAGSMEEYKTDYGKTIICSLARIDGWAVGIVANQREVVKAKKAGNANEMQMGGVIYSDSADKAARFIMNCNQQRIPLVFLQDVTGFMVGSRSEHGGIIKDGAKMVNAMANSVVPKFTFIAGNSYGAGNYAMCGKAYDPRLIYAWPTAQMAVMSGASAGKTLLQIDEATMKNKGINLDEEARKKRLEDIEQQYNEQLSPYYAAARLWVDGVIDPRETRSIISLGIEAANHNPDIPRYNVGVIQV, encoded by the coding sequence ATGCTGGAATTATTACAACTGCTGAAGAGCAAAATAGAGAAACTTCATCTGGGCGGTGGTCCAGATAAAATACAGAAACATAAAGAGAAAGGAAAGCTAACCGCTTGGGAACGTGTATTTACTTTACTTGATCCGGGCAAGACCTATGTAGAAATAGGTAGGTTTGCTGGGGATGATCTTTATACCGAACACGGGGGCTGTCCGAATGCGGGCGTTGCCGTGGTTATGGGTTACATTTCAGGTCGATTGTGTGTGGTTGTATCCAATGATGCGACCGTCAAAGCCGGCGCTTGGTTTCCCATTACGGCAAAGAAAACGCTGCGGGCACAGGAAGTGGCCATGGAAAACAATCTACCGATCATCTATTTGGTAGATTCTGCCGGTGTTTATCTACCTATGCAAGAAGAAATCTTCCCAGACAAGGAGCATTTCGGTCGCGTTTTCCGCAATAATGCCAAGCTATCATCCATGGGTATCCCCCAAATCTCAGCGATAATGGGTTCTTGTGTTGCCGGAGGGGCTTATTTACCGATCATGTCGGATTACGCACTAATTGTGGAAGGAACAGGATCCGTTTTTCTAGCAGGATCTTATTTGGTAAAATCTTCCATTGGTGAAGTTATAGACAATGAAACGCTTGGCGGCGCCCATACCCATTGTGAGATATCCGGCGTGACAGACAATAAATACCCCGATGATGAAAGCTGTTTGACAGCTATTCGCCATATCGTTGATAAATTTGGTGATCGTCCGAAAGCCAATTTTTCCCGAATTGATGCTATAGCTCCTGCACACGGAGCAGATTTCATTCCGTCCTATCTGCCGACAGACCGATTGAAAGCTTACGATATGCGAGAGATTATTAAAGCCTTGGTGGATGCTGGATCTATGGAAGAATATAAGACCGATTACGGGAAAACCATAATCTGTAGTTTGGCACGTATTGACGGATGGGCCGTAGGTATTGTGGCTAACCAGCGAGAAGTTGTGAAAGCCAAGAAAGCTGGAAACGCAAATGAAATGCAAATGGGGGGCGTTATCTATTCCGATTCTGCAGATAAGGCAGCGCGATTTATTATGAATTGTAACCAGCAGCGCATCCCATTGGTATTTCTGCAAGATGTTACGGGCTTTATGGTAGGTTCTCGATCGGAGCACGGGGGCATTATCAAAGACGGCGCAAAGATGGTCAATGCGATGGCCAATTCTGTTGTTCCGAAGTTTACGTTCATTGCGGGAAACAGCTATGGCGCCGGAAACTACGCTATGTGTGGAAAAGCCTACGATCCGAGATTGATCTATGCATGGCCCACCGCGCAGATGGCGGTGATGAGCGGTGCCTCTGCGGGCAAAACACTGCTGCAAATTGATGAAGCAACGATGAAAAACAAAGGCATCAACCTAGACGAAGAAGCGCGAAAAAAACGTTTAGAAGACATAGAACAGCAATATAATGAACAACTTAGCCCTTATTATGCTGCTGCTCGATTGTGGGTAGACGGTGTGATCGATCCACGTGAAACAAGGTCGATTATCTCCCTAGGGATAGAAGCTGCTAACCATAACCCCGATATACCAAGATATAACGTAGGTGTTATACAGGTTTAA
- a CDS encoding acyl-CoA dehydrogenase family protein: MLRIYENEQLALVRESAKQFARDFIKPHVMDWDERQHFPVELFKKLGEYGFMGAIVPEQYNGAGLGYQEYITILDEISQVCGSIGLSVAAHNSLCTNHILSFANEAQKQKYLPKLATAEWIGAWGLTETGSGSDAGGLSTTAVKEGEYYIINGSKTFITHAISGDVAVVMVRTGAKGDKKGVTAFIIEKGTPGFSAGKKLDKLGMRASETASLFFDNCKVHQDQVIGEEGDGFVQALKLLDGGRISIAALSLGIARGAYLSALRYANEREQFNQKIYDFQAVGFSIADLATKIEASELLVRQAGQLKDEGKKVTKESAMAKLYASEVAVEVANESVQIHGGYGFTKDYPAEKYFRDAKLCTIGEGTSAIQKMVISREIRKDA, translated from the coding sequence ATGTTACGTATCTACGAAAATGAACAATTAGCTTTGGTACGGGAAAGTGCCAAACAATTTGCACGCGATTTTATTAAACCCCACGTCATGGATTGGGATGAACGGCAACATTTTCCTGTTGAGCTGTTTAAGAAACTAGGAGAATACGGCTTTATGGGGGCTATCGTGCCAGAACAATATAATGGTGCAGGGCTCGGCTACCAAGAATACATCACTATTTTGGATGAGATTTCCCAAGTCTGCGGGTCTATTGGTTTGTCTGTAGCGGCGCATAACTCCTTATGTACCAATCATATTTTGTCATTTGCGAACGAAGCACAAAAACAGAAATATCTGCCCAAATTGGCTACTGCAGAATGGATTGGTGCTTGGGGGCTGACGGAGACGGGATCCGGATCTGACGCTGGTGGTTTATCCACGACGGCTGTAAAAGAGGGCGAATACTACATTATTAATGGTTCCAAAACTTTCATTACCCATGCCATCAGTGGTGATGTGGCCGTCGTAATGGTGCGGACAGGCGCCAAAGGGGATAAGAAAGGCGTAACGGCTTTTATCATAGAGAAAGGTACACCGGGGTTTTCAGCAGGAAAGAAGCTCGATAAACTAGGGATGCGTGCCTCGGAAACAGCGAGTTTATTTTTTGATAACTGTAAGGTACACCAAGATCAGGTTATTGGCGAGGAAGGGGATGGATTTGTGCAGGCCTTAAAATTGTTGGATGGCGGACGTATTTCTATCGCTGCGCTATCCTTGGGTATTGCTCGTGGTGCCTATCTTTCGGCTTTACGCTATGCCAACGAACGCGAACAGTTCAATCAAAAGATCTATGATTTTCAGGCGGTAGGCTTTAGCATTGCTGATCTAGCAACAAAAATAGAAGCGTCGGAACTGTTGGTGCGCCAAGCGGGACAGCTGAAAGATGAGGGTAAGAAAGTCACTAAGGAAAGTGCTATGGCCAAATTGTACGCTTCTGAAGTAGCGGTGGAAGTGGCCAACGAAAGTGTGCAGATACATGGCGGATATGGCTTCACAAAAGATTATCCGGCAGAGAAATATTTCCGCGATGCCAAATTATGTACCATTGGCGAAGGCACTAGTGCCATTCAAAAAATGGTTATATCCAGAGAGATTAGAAAAGATGCATAA
- the dnaA gene encoding chromosomal replication initiator protein DnaA: MEKTCTSVWNSCLQIIKDNIPAQSFKTWFEPVKAVGLNGNVLTIQVPSVFFYEWLEEHYVGILRKTIKKFLGEQGRLEYNIIVDKSSANTPYTTNIPSNGNGAEGKKQSIPVPVALNKNIKNPFVIPGLKKLQVDPQLNHHYTFDNFIEGECNRLARSAGFAVANKPGGTSFNPLMIYGDVGLGKTHLAQAIGNEIKRNLPDRLVIYVSCEKFCQQFVDSLKNNTINDFVNFYQAMDVIIMDDVHNFAGKEKTQDIFFHIFNHLHQSGKQIILTSDKAPKDLSGLEERLLSRFKWGLSADIQIPDLETRMAILKKKMYSDGIELPENVMEYVATQIDNSVRELEGAMVSLLAQSTLNRKEIDLNLAKSMLKNFVKNTHKEISMEYIQKLVCEYFEVPVEMVKSKVRKREIVQARQISMYLAKNHTKSSLKSIGSFFGGRDHSTVIYACQTVEDLIETDKKFKTYVQDIQKKLKTS; the protein is encoded by the coding sequence ATGGAAAAAACGTGTACAAGTGTCTGGAATAGCTGTCTTCAAATCATAAAAGACAATATTCCTGCGCAAAGTTTCAAGACCTGGTTCGAGCCCGTGAAAGCGGTGGGTCTTAATGGAAACGTTTTAACTATTCAAGTGCCTTCTGTATTTTTCTACGAATGGTTGGAGGAACATTATGTCGGTATTCTACGCAAAACAATTAAAAAGTTTTTGGGTGAACAAGGACGTTTGGAGTACAACATCATCGTAGACAAATCATCTGCTAATACACCGTACACCACCAACATTCCGTCTAACGGCAATGGTGCGGAAGGTAAAAAGCAATCTATTCCTGTTCCTGTAGCTTTGAACAAGAATATCAAAAATCCTTTTGTTATTCCTGGATTGAAGAAATTACAGGTCGATCCGCAGCTTAATCATCATTACACCTTCGATAATTTTATTGAAGGGGAGTGTAACCGTTTGGCGCGTTCGGCAGGTTTTGCAGTAGCAAACAAACCTGGTGGAACGTCATTCAATCCTTTGATGATCTATGGCGATGTGGGATTGGGTAAAACTCACTTAGCGCAAGCTATCGGTAATGAAATCAAAAGAAATTTACCGGATAGGCTCGTGATTTATGTTTCTTGTGAGAAGTTTTGTCAGCAGTTCGTGGATTCCCTAAAGAATAACACGATCAACGATTTCGTAAACTTCTACCAAGCGATGGATGTTATTATTATGGACGATGTGCACAATTTTGCGGGTAAAGAGAAAACGCAAGACATCTTTTTCCACATCTTTAATCACCTACATCAATCGGGGAAACAAATCATCCTTACCTCGGATAAGGCCCCTAAAGACCTTTCCGGATTGGAGGAACGCTTATTGAGTCGTTTCAAATGGGGATTGTCGGCAGACATCCAGATCCCTGATTTGGAAACCAGAATGGCCATTTTGAAGAAAAAAATGTATTCCGATGGTATCGAACTGCCAGAAAATGTCATGGAATATGTTGCCACGCAAATTGACAACAGTGTACGCGAGCTCGAAGGCGCAATGGTTTCACTTTTAGCGCAGTCTACCTTAAATAGAAAGGAAATCGATTTAAATCTGGCTAAATCTATGTTGAAAAACTTTGTGAAGAACACACACAAAGAGATTTCCATGGAATATATCCAAAAATTGGTTTGCGAGTATTTTGAGGTACCTGTAGAAATGGTGAAATCTAAAGTGCGTAAGCGAGAAATCGTGCAAGCACGTCAAATTTCCATGTATCTGGCGAAGAACCACACCAAGTCTTCGTTGAAATCTATTGGAAGCTTCTTTGGTGGCCGCGATCATTCCACCGTGATCTATGCCTGCCAAACAGTAGAAGATTTGATAGAGACCGACAAGAAATTTAAAACTTATGTACAAGATATACAGAAGAAGCTAAAAACTTCCTAA
- a CDS encoding segregation and condensation protein A: MQTEAYEIKLEQFEGPFDLLLFFIERDELNIHDIPISKITDDFLDFIQKMQSLNIELASEFIFVASTLMRIKAKMLLPRPELDDAENEIDLKKELTQKLILYKQFKEICEDMRLLEEKRGRVHSRGNILSDNKIARKKDNTDEQLDSFDLYKLMVVYEKLMFSYKHRIQEVTHTVVKYPYTIEQQKRALAELIDINNKLDFQQMRRHSENKVQFVYNFLAMLEMLQQRLLEIQVGLGYNNFWIEKRADLN, encoded by the coding sequence ATGCAGACGGAAGCTTACGAAATAAAATTGGAGCAATTTGAAGGGCCTTTTGACCTTCTATTGTTTTTTATCGAACGGGATGAATTGAATATCCATGATATTCCTATTTCCAAGATAACGGATGACTTTTTGGACTTTATCCAGAAGATGCAGTCCCTCAATATCGAGCTAGCAAGTGAGTTTATCTTCGTAGCTTCTACCTTAATGCGTATTAAGGCCAAGATGCTGTTGCCGCGTCCGGAGCTGGACGATGCCGAAAACGAAATAGACCTCAAGAAAGAACTTACGCAGAAACTTATTCTATACAAGCAGTTCAAGGAAATATGTGAAGATATGCGCCTACTAGAAGAAAAGCGTGGCCGTGTACACAGTCGAGGCAATATTCTTAGCGACAATAAAATAGCGAGAAAGAAAGATAATACCGACGAACAGCTGGATTCTTTTGATCTCTATAAGCTTATGGTTGTGTACGAAAAACTAATGTTTAGCTACAAGCATCGCATTCAGGAGGTTACCCATACCGTCGTGAAATACCCATACACCATTGAGCAGCAAAAGCGTGCCCTCGCCGAGCTTATAGACATCAATAATAAACTTGATTTCCAACAGATGCGCCGGCACTCTGAAAACAAAGTGCAGTTTGTCTATAATTTTTTGGCCATGTTGGAAATGCTTCAACAGCGATTACTGGAAATCCAAGTTGGTTTGGGCTACAATAATTTTTGGATAGAAAAACGAGCTGATCTAAACTAG
- the lpxK gene encoding tetraacyldisaccharide 4'-kinase, with the protein MINFIRWLLLPLSFLYACIIWVRNRLYDLRLLKSTSFNIPVVVIGNLSVGGTGKSPMTEYVLRILSPARAITVLSRGYGRKTKGFREVSVGDDASQSGDEPLQIKRKFPETSVVVCEDRVKGIQHILPHVEGVLLDDAYQHRALTPSFAILLFDYRSLLAPRLPLPTGNFRDGIGESKRANIIVINKCPADLNASVKFELTAKLRAFSQAEIFFAKIAYDRLTNSDGVYFPEEFLEETAVLLVTGIANPQPLYEYLSTKVKSIQQIRYSDHHQFTAQDQQRIAEKFNNIPSIGQKIIITTEKDIQRLSVDFLAQYPIYFTPIYPKILFDEAALFEKMVRDAFGK; encoded by the coding sequence ATGATCAATTTTATCCGTTGGTTGCTCCTTCCTTTATCTTTTCTATATGCTTGTATCATTTGGGTAAGAAACCGACTGTACGATCTTCGTCTACTAAAAAGTACCTCCTTTAATATACCCGTAGTTGTTATTGGGAATCTATCGGTCGGCGGAACCGGAAAAAGCCCGATGACCGAATATGTTTTGCGTATCTTATCGCCAGCAAGGGCTATCACCGTTTTAAGCCGTGGATACGGACGTAAAACCAAAGGTTTTCGCGAGGTATCCGTGGGAGACGACGCCAGCCAAAGTGGTGATGAGCCTTTACAGATTAAGCGAAAATTTCCAGAAACAAGCGTTGTTGTATGCGAAGATCGCGTGAAGGGCATACAACATATATTACCTCACGTTGAAGGCGTACTCCTCGACGATGCATATCAGCACCGGGCGCTAACACCTAGTTTTGCTATACTATTATTCGATTACAGATCGTTGCTAGCACCGCGCCTTCCATTACCTACTGGAAATTTCAGGGACGGCATAGGGGAAAGTAAACGAGCAAATATCATCGTGATCAACAAATGTCCCGCAGATTTGAATGCCTCCGTAAAATTTGAACTGACAGCAAAGCTTCGTGCCTTTAGCCAAGCAGAAATATTTTTCGCTAAAATAGCTTACGATCGTTTAACAAACAGCGATGGCGTTTATTTTCCAGAAGAGTTCTTGGAAGAAACCGCGGTATTGCTCGTGACTGGTATTGCAAATCCACAGCCTCTATATGAATACTTGTCAACCAAGGTGAAGTCCATACAGCAAATTAGGTACAGTGATCACCATCAATTCACTGCGCAAGACCAACAACGCATCGCAGAGAAATTCAATAATATACCGTCCATTGGTCAAAAGATTATCATCACAACCGAAAAAGATATCCAACGTCTCTCCGTTGATTTTTTAGCCCAGTATCCTATCTATTTTACGCCAATATATCCAAAGATACTTTTCGATGAGGCTGCCCTATTCGAAAAAATGGTTCGTGATGCTTTTGGAAAATGA
- a CDS encoding gliding motility lipoprotein GldH gives MKNISALILLLGALFFVYACGDRAYYEHNESIANHSWSYSDVPKFDVHVTDPSIRYDIWVNVRHTNAYRYANLFFLLHEKGPAVKDTVHRYEIKLAELDGRWTGSSAGSRYANKLLVKENYQFPDSGVYSFSIEQNMRENPLRDMTDVGLTIVKKP, from the coding sequence ATGAAAAATATCTCGGCACTTATTTTGCTTTTAGGCGCTCTTTTTTTTGTTTACGCTTGCGGCGATCGCGCTTACTACGAACATAATGAAAGTATTGCCAACCACAGCTGGAGCTATAGCGATGTACCAAAATTTGATGTTCATGTAACGGATCCAAGCATTCGATACGATATTTGGGTGAACGTTCGCCATACCAATGCATATCGATATGCCAATCTTTTTTTCTTATTGCACGAAAAAGGCCCCGCAGTAAAAGATACCGTACATCGATATGAAATAAAGCTCGCCGAACTGGATGGGCGATGGACGGGTAGCAGTGCGGGCAGCCGCTATGCCAATAAGTTGTTGGTGAAAGAAAACTACCAATTTCCCGATTCCGGTGTGTATAGCTTCTCCATTGAGCAAAATATGCGCGAAAACCCTCTTCGTGATATGACTGATGTCGGTTTAACGATTGTCAAAAAGCCATGA